In Agrobacterium tumefaciens, a single genomic region encodes these proteins:
- the puuD gene encoding urate hydroxylase PuuD, which yields MYEYAIAWEWMAFAVRWLHVITAIAWIGSSFYFIALDLGLVKRPDMPPGAYGEEWQVHGGGFYHIQKYLVAPARMPEHLTWFKWESYVTWLSGFAMLCIVYYGGADLFLIDHSVLDLTQFQAICLSLASLAIGWLFYDFLCKSPLGNNTWGLMVVLYVALVAMAWGYTQVFTGRAAFLHLGAFTATIMSANVFFIIIPNQKIVVADLIAGRTPDPKYGRIAKQRSLHNNYLTLPVIFFMLSNHYPLAFATQFNWIIAALVFLMGVTIRHWFNTTHARKGKPTWTWLLTALIFIVIMWLSTVPKVLTGEEEQKAATLSPMQQQFVSDAHFTKARDVVQGRCSMCHAAEPVWEGVPFTPKSVKLETDEQIAAHAREIYLQAGRSHAMPPGNITAITPQERKVLTAWYESAVSGAGKAEGKTE from the coding sequence ATGTACGAATATGCCATTGCGTGGGAATGGATGGCCTTTGCCGTCCGCTGGCTCCACGTCATCACCGCCATCGCCTGGATCGGCTCATCCTTTTATTTCATCGCACTCGATCTGGGGCTGGTCAAACGCCCGGATATGCCGCCGGGGGCCTATGGCGAGGAGTGGCAGGTGCATGGCGGCGGCTTTTACCACATCCAGAAATATCTGGTCGCCCCTGCCCGGATGCCCGAGCACCTGACATGGTTCAAATGGGAAAGCTACGTCACCTGGCTTTCCGGTTTTGCCATGCTCTGTATCGTCTATTATGGCGGCGCGGACCTGTTCCTCATCGACCATTCCGTGCTTGATCTCACCCAGTTCCAGGCCATCTGTCTGTCGCTGGCATCGCTGGCCATCGGCTGGCTGTTTTATGATTTTCTCTGCAAATCGCCGCTCGGCAACAATACCTGGGGCCTGATGGTGGTGCTCTATGTCGCGCTGGTGGCGATGGCATGGGGTTATACGCAGGTCTTCACCGGCCGCGCCGCGTTCCTGCATCTCGGCGCATTTACCGCCACCATCATGTCGGCAAACGTGTTCTTCATCATCATTCCCAACCAGAAGATCGTCGTCGCAGACCTGATCGCCGGGCGCACGCCGGATCCGAAATATGGCCGCATCGCCAAACAGCGCTCGCTGCACAACAACTATCTGACGCTGCCCGTCATCTTCTTCATGCTGTCGAACCATTATCCGCTGGCCTTCGCCACGCAGTTCAACTGGATCATTGCGGCGTTGGTGTTCCTGATGGGCGTCACCATCCGCCATTGGTTCAACACCACCCATGCCCGCAAGGGCAAGCCGACATGGACCTGGCTTTTGACCGCGCTGATCTTCATCGTCATCATGTGGCTTTCCACCGTGCCGAAAGTGCTGACCGGCGAAGAGGAGCAGAAGGCAGCGACCCTTTCCCCCATGCAGCAGCAATTCGTCAGCGACGCCCATTTCACCAAGGCGCGCGATGTGGTTCAGGGCCGCTGTTCCATGTGCCATGCCGCCGAACCGGTGTGGGAAGGCGTGCCCTTCACGCCGAAATCGGTGAAGCTGGAAACCGACGAACAGATCGCCGCCCATGCGCGCGAAATCTATTTGCAAGCCGGCCGCAGCCATGCCATGCCTCCCGGCAACATCACCGCCATCACCCCGCAAGAGCGCAAAGTGCTGACCGCCTGGTATGAAAGCGCGGTTTCCGGGGCTGGAAAAGCCGAAGGAAAGACTGAATGA
- the xdhB gene encoding xanthine dehydrogenase molybdopterin binding subunit: MDTTSFDKTKTEIDGPMHTSLRHDSAHKHVTGSAEYIDDIPEPAGLVHGALGLADRAHAEIISMDLSEVEATPGVLWVMVGKDVPGENDISSGGRHDEPLLAETKVEFHGQPIFAVFAETRDIARKAARKAKITYKDLPHFTDIDTAIENGGALVIDPMTLTRGDAKIEMDVAPRRLTGTMRIGGQEHFYLESHIAMAVPGEDDEVTLWSSTQHPSEIQHIVSHILQVPSNAVTVQVRRMGGGFGGKETQGNQFAALCAIAAKKLNRAVKIRPDRDEDMSATGKRHDFRVDYELGFDEEGRIHAVDATYAARCGFSSDLSGPVTDRALFHADSSYFYPHVHLTSRPLKTHTVSNTAFRGFGGPQGMLGAERFIEEIAYAVGKDPLDIRKLNFYGETGSGRTTTPYHQEVEDNIIARIVEELETSSDYRARREAIIEFNKTSPIIRKGIALTPVKFGISFTMTAFNQAGALVHIYNDGSIHLNHGGTEMGQGLYTKVAQVVADAFQVDIGRVKITATTTGKVPNTSATAASSGTDLNGMAAYDAARQIRERLVKFAAENWNVPEEEVVFLPNRVRIGLEEIAFNDFIKRAYFARVQLSAAGFYKTPKIHWDRAAGRGTPFYYFAYGAACSEVSIDTLTGEYLMERTDILHDVGKSLNPAIDIGQIEGAFVQGMGWLTTEELWWDGKGRLRTHAPSTYKIPLASDRPKSFNVKLAEWAENAEPTIGRSKAVGEPPFMLAISVLEALSMAVASVADYKVCPRLDAPATPERVLMAVERLKKV; this comes from the coding sequence ATGGACACCACAAGCTTCGACAAGACCAAGACCGAAATCGACGGCCCCATGCATACCTCGCTTCGGCACGATTCCGCCCATAAGCATGTGACCGGCAGCGCCGAATATATCGATGACATCCCTGAACCCGCCGGCCTCGTCCACGGCGCACTCGGCCTTGCCGACCGTGCCCATGCCGAAATCATCTCTATGGACCTCTCCGAAGTGGAGGCCACACCGGGCGTGCTCTGGGTGATGGTTGGCAAGGATGTGCCCGGCGAAAACGATATCTCCTCCGGCGGTCGTCACGACGAGCCGCTGCTGGCCGAGACAAAGGTCGAATTCCACGGCCAGCCGATTTTTGCGGTCTTTGCCGAAACCCGCGATATCGCCAGAAAGGCGGCGCGCAAGGCAAAGATCACCTATAAAGACCTGCCGCATTTCACCGATATCGACACGGCTATAGAAAATGGCGGCGCCCTCGTCATCGATCCGATGACGCTGACGCGCGGCGATGCCAAGATCGAAATGGATGTCGCGCCCCGCCGCCTCACCGGCACCATGCGGATCGGCGGGCAGGAGCATTTTTATCTCGAAAGCCACATCGCCATGGCCGTGCCGGGTGAGGATGACGAGGTGACGCTGTGGAGCTCCACCCAGCATCCGAGCGAAATCCAGCACATCGTCAGCCATATTCTTCAGGTGCCGTCAAATGCCGTAACGGTGCAGGTGCGCCGCATGGGCGGCGGTTTCGGCGGCAAGGAAACTCAAGGCAACCAGTTTGCAGCACTCTGCGCCATCGCCGCCAAGAAGCTGAACCGGGCCGTGAAAATCCGTCCGGACCGCGACGAGGACATGAGCGCCACCGGCAAGCGCCATGATTTCCGCGTCGATTACGAGTTGGGCTTCGATGAAGAAGGCCGCATCCACGCCGTCGACGCCACCTATGCCGCGCGCTGCGGTTTTTCCTCCGATCTGTCCGGCCCGGTCACGGACCGCGCGCTGTTCCATGCGGATTCCAGCTATTTCTATCCGCATGTGCACCTCACCTCGCGGCCGCTGAAAACCCACACGGTCTCCAACACCGCCTTTCGCGGTTTCGGCGGCCCGCAGGGCATGCTGGGGGCTGAACGTTTCATCGAGGAAATCGCCTATGCCGTCGGCAAGGACCCGCTCGATATCCGCAAACTGAATTTCTACGGCGAGACCGGCTCCGGCCGCACCACGACGCCCTATCATCAGGAAGTCGAAGACAACATCATCGCCCGCATCGTCGAGGAGCTGGAGACATCCAGCGACTATCGTGCGCGACGCGAGGCGATCATCGAGTTCAACAAGACCAGCCCGATCATCCGCAAGGGCATTGCGCTCACCCCTGTCAAATTTGGCATCTCCTTCACCATGACTGCCTTCAATCAGGCGGGTGCCTTGGTGCATATCTATAATGACGGCTCCATCCACCTGAACCACGGCGGCACCGAAATGGGCCAAGGCCTTTACACCAAGGTGGCGCAGGTGGTGGCCGATGCCTTCCAGGTGGATATCGGCCGGGTGAAGATAACAGCCACGACCACCGGCAAGGTGCCGAACACGTCAGCCACCGCCGCCTCCTCCGGCACCGACCTCAACGGCATGGCGGCGTATGACGCCGCGCGTCAGATCCGCGAGCGGCTGGTCAAGTTCGCCGCCGAGAACTGGAACGTGCCGGAAGAAGAGGTTGTCTTCCTGCCGAACCGGGTGCGCATCGGCCTTGAGGAAATCGCCTTCAATGATTTCATCAAACGAGCCTATTTCGCCCGCGTGCAGCTCTCCGCCGCCGGTTTTTACAAGACGCCGAAAATCCACTGGGACCGCGCCGCCGGTCGCGGCACGCCGTTTTATTATTTCGCCTATGGCGCGGCCTGCTCGGAAGTATCGATCGATACGCTGACCGGCGAATACCTGATGGAACGCACCGATATCCTCCACGATGTGGGAAAGTCACTGAACCCGGCCATCGATATCGGCCAGATCGAAGGCGCCTTCGTACAGGGCATGGGCTGGCTGACGACGGAGGAATTATGGTGGGACGGCAAGGGGCGGCTGCGCACCCACGCGCCCTCCACCTACAAGATCCCGCTCGCCTCCGACCGGCCGAAGAGCTTTAACGTCAAGCTGGCGGAATGGGCGGAAAATGCCGAGCCCACCATCGGCCGCTCCAAGGCCGTGGGCGAACCGCCCTTCATGCTGGCGATCTCGGTTCTCGAAGCCCTCTCCATGGCCGTCGCCTCCGTCGCCGATTACAAGGTCTGCCCGCGCCTCGATGCACCGGCAACGCCGGAGCGGGTGCTGATGGCGGTGGAACGGTTGAAGAAGGTGTGA
- the guaD gene encoding guanine deaminase, with the protein MSMVLLRGRLLSFRRAPLSIDDTQSYLYIEDGGLLLENGKIAAIGEYADIRETAPDDIEEKDHRPHLIVPGLIDMHLHFPQMQVIGSYAANLLEWLNTYTFPEECRFVESAHAQRIATHFYDELLRHGTTTAAAYCSVHKTSADAFFTEAMKRNMLMVGGKVMMDRNAPQGLLDTPETSYDETRAVIADWHGKGRNHVAITPRFAITSTPKQMEAAQALAQEFPDLFIQTHLSENLDEIKYTCELYPEATDYTDIYVRYGLMGNKTLLGHAIHLSEREADVLSETGAVAVHCPTSNLFIGSGLFPMKKLQRREKPVRIAVATDIGGGSSYSMLRTMDEAYKIQQLLGERLNPLESWYLMTRGNAEALSMVDRIGTLEAGTDADITVLNASSTPAMALKMEVVKSLTEELFLMLTMGDDRTVVETYVAGRAMKSVLA; encoded by the coding sequence ATGAGCATGGTTCTGCTGCGTGGCCGCCTGCTGAGCTTCCGCCGCGCGCCGCTCTCCATCGACGATACGCAAAGCTATCTCTATATCGAAGATGGTGGCCTGCTGCTCGAAAACGGCAAGATCGCCGCCATCGGCGAATACGCCGATATCCGTGAGACAGCGCCTGATGACATCGAGGAAAAGGACCACCGTCCGCATCTCATCGTGCCCGGCCTCATCGACATGCACCTGCATTTCCCGCAGATGCAGGTCATCGGCTCCTATGCCGCCAATCTGCTGGAATGGCTGAACACCTATACGTTCCCGGAAGAATGCCGCTTCGTCGAAAGTGCCCATGCCCAGCGCATCGCCACGCATTTTTACGACGAGCTGCTGCGCCACGGCACCACCACGGCCGCTGCCTATTGCTCCGTGCATAAAACCTCCGCCGACGCCTTTTTTACTGAGGCCATGAAGCGCAACATGCTGATGGTCGGCGGCAAGGTGATGATGGACCGCAACGCCCCGCAGGGCCTGCTGGACACGCCGGAAACCTCCTATGACGAGACGCGCGCCGTCATCGCCGACTGGCACGGCAAGGGCCGCAACCACGTCGCCATCACGCCGCGCTTCGCCATAACCTCCACCCCGAAGCAGATGGAAGCCGCCCAAGCGCTGGCGCAGGAATTCCCCGATCTCTTCATCCAGACTCACCTCTCGGAAAACTTGGACGAGATCAAATATACCTGCGAGCTGTACCCCGAAGCGACCGACTATACCGACATCTATGTGCGCTACGGCCTGATGGGCAACAAGACGCTGCTCGGCCACGCCATCCACCTCTCCGAACGTGAGGCGGACGTACTGTCGGAAACCGGTGCGGTGGCCGTGCATTGCCCCACCTCCAACCTCTTCATCGGCTCCGGCCTGTTCCCGATGAAAAAGCTGCAGCGGCGTGAAAAGCCGGTGCGGATCGCGGTCGCCACCGATATCGGCGGCGGATCGAGCTATTCCATGCTGCGCACCATGGACGAGGCCTACAAAATCCAGCAATTGCTCGGCGAGCGCCTGAACCCGCTGGAAAGCTGGTATCTGATGACGCGCGGCAACGCCGAAGCGCTTTCCATGGTCGACCGCATCGGCACGCTGGAGGCCGGCACTGACGCCGACATCACGGTGCTGAACGCCTCCTCCACGCCCGCCATGGCGCTGAAGATGGAAGTGGTGAAAAGCCTGACGGAAGAACTGTTCCTGATGCTAACCATGGGCGACGACCGCACGGTGGTGGAAACCTATGTGGCCGGCAGGGCGATGAAGAGCGTGTTGGCATAG
- a CDS encoding 3-hydroxybutyrate dehydrogenase, with translation MHRTVIVTGSTSGIGLGIAQRFAREGANIVLNGFGDEDEIEKLRLLLEAESGGRVLYHPADMTKPDEIADLIQSSHEKLGSVDVLINNAGIQHIAPIEEFPTEKWDWIIAINLTSSFHTMRAAIPLMKKAGKGRIINISSAHGLVASPFKSAYVAAKHGIMGLTKTAALELAQTGVTVNAICPGYVLTPLVEKQIPEMAKVRGISEEAVKNDVMLELQATKQFVTVDDVAAAAIFLASDAASNITGTHISVDGGWTAQ, from the coding sequence ATGCATCGGACAGTTATCGTGACAGGCTCCACAAGCGGCATCGGCCTTGGCATTGCGCAAAGATTTGCGCGGGAGGGCGCCAATATCGTGCTGAACGGCTTTGGCGACGAAGACGAGATCGAAAAACTGCGCCTTCTACTGGAAGCCGAAAGCGGCGGGCGCGTGCTTTACCACCCCGCGGATATGACGAAACCGGACGAGATCGCCGATCTCATTCAATCCTCGCACGAAAAACTCGGCTCTGTGGATGTCCTCATCAACAATGCCGGTATCCAGCATATCGCGCCCATCGAAGAGTTCCCGACGGAAAAATGGGACTGGATCATCGCCATCAATCTGACCAGTTCCTTCCATACCATGCGCGCCGCGATACCGTTGATGAAAAAGGCCGGCAAGGGCCGCATCATCAACATTTCCTCGGCCCATGGTCTCGTCGCCTCGCCGTTCAAATCGGCCTATGTGGCGGCCAAACACGGCATCATGGGCCTGACGAAGACGGCAGCGCTCGAACTTGCGCAGACCGGCGTCACCGTCAACGCCATCTGTCCCGGCTATGTGCTGACGCCGCTGGTTGAAAAGCAGATACCCGAAATGGCCAAGGTGCGTGGCATCAGCGAAGAGGCGGTAAAGAACGACGTGATGCTGGAATTGCAGGCAACCAAGCAATTCGTCACCGTCGATGACGTCGCCGCCGCCGCCATCTTTCTGGCAAGCGACGCGGCAAGCAACATCACCGGCACGCATATTTCCGTGGATGGCGGCTGGACGGCGCAATAA
- the xdhC gene encoding xanthine dehydrogenase accessory protein XdhC, with translation MPDTPLTNFLTRSTPAILVEIEAVKGSSPREAGTFMLVSQDDLWETIGGGQFEYMAIDHARAMLRRGVAEDRMDIPLGPEIGQCCGGRTLIRFRLITTQIAAALEARLKVEAEQQRAVFIFGAGHVGKALAQALSLLPLTLTVVETRESELRDLPATVASVLTPVPEALIAKIPANGAAIIVTHDHALDFLIAKEALARNDLAYVGMIGSKTKRATFAHWLADQAEPASGLARLTLPIGGTGVRDKRPAVIAALVAAELLQALSATETGNPRKHQPAHP, from the coding sequence ATGCCTGACACCCCACTCACCAATTTCCTCACCCGCTCCACCCCCGCAATTCTCGTGGAAATCGAGGCCGTCAAAGGCTCCTCACCACGCGAGGCCGGCACCTTCATGCTCGTCTCACAGGACGACTTGTGGGAAACCATCGGCGGCGGGCAATTCGAATATATGGCGATAGACCACGCACGCGCCATGTTGCGAAGAGGTGTCGCCGAAGACCGCATGGATATTCCGCTCGGGCCGGAAATCGGCCAGTGCTGCGGCGGCCGCACCCTCATCCGCTTCAGGCTGATAACGACGCAGATCGCGGCCGCGCTCGAAGCAAGGCTAAAGGTCGAAGCCGAACAGCAGCGTGCCGTGTTCATTTTCGGCGCGGGCCATGTCGGCAAGGCACTGGCCCAGGCGCTGTCGCTGCTGCCCCTGACACTGACGGTAGTGGAAACCCGTGAAAGCGAGTTGCGCGATCTTCCAGCGACGGTCGCATCCGTACTCACACCCGTGCCAGAAGCGCTCATCGCAAAAATCCCGGCCAATGGCGCGGCGATCATCGTTACCCACGACCATGCGCTCGATTTCCTGATTGCGAAGGAGGCGCTTGCCCGCAATGATCTCGCCTATGTCGGCATGATCGGTTCGAAGACCAAACGCGCCACCTTCGCCCATTGGCTGGCGGATCAGGCAGAGCCCGCTTCCGGCCTTGCAAGACTGACGCTGCCCATCGGTGGCACAGGCGTCAGGGACAAGCGTCCCGCCGTCATAGCGGCCCTTGTGGCAGCCGAGTTGCTTCAAGCGCTTTCTGCCACCGAAACTGGGAATCCCCGCAAACACCAGCCCGCCCATCCCTGA
- the xdhA gene encoding xanthine dehydrogenase small subunit — protein sequence MKDAISFILNSETISLKDFGPTDTLLDYLRISKRLTGTKEGCAEGDCGACTVLVGRLLDGSLRYESVNACIRFLGSLHGTHIVTVEHLAARDGTLHPVQQAMVDFHGSQCGFCTPGFIMSLYGLWLSSENPGRADIEKALQGNLCRCTGYEPIVKAAEKIAAARPSALFDPLQRDRTDIMARLWAVRENETITVVRGKERTIIPATLADLTEIYATEPKATIVAGSTDVGLWVTKQMRALNPVIFINNLGDLQTTTVGEDGITLGAGVTYSQAFKTVAEHFPPLARLFDRLGGEQVRNMGTIGGNIANGSPIGDTPPALIALGATLTLRSSSGNRTLPLESYFIDYGRQDRLSGEFVEKLFIPFQKPESHYAVYKISKRRDEDISALCAAFNLTLDADGTVEDIRIAFGGMAGTPKRAAHLEAALLGKAWSQDTIDAARDALDEDFTPLTDWRATAEYRQLTAKNLLTRFFLETSGEKQELARFTLEEV from the coding sequence ATGAAAGACGCGATCAGCTTCATCCTCAACAGCGAAACGATTTCGCTTAAGGATTTCGGACCGACGGATACGCTTCTCGATTACCTCCGCATCAGCAAGCGGTTGACCGGGACAAAGGAAGGCTGTGCGGAAGGCGACTGCGGCGCCTGCACGGTGCTGGTCGGGCGGCTGCTTGATGGTTCGCTGCGGTACGAAAGCGTCAATGCCTGCATCCGTTTTTTAGGCTCGCTGCACGGCACCCATATTGTCACGGTGGAGCATCTGGCTGCCCGCGACGGCACGCTGCATCCCGTGCAACAGGCCATGGTGGATTTCCACGGCTCGCAATGCGGTTTCTGCACGCCGGGCTTCATCATGTCGCTTTATGGCCTGTGGCTATCAAGCGAAAACCCCGGCCGCGCCGATATCGAAAAGGCTCTGCAAGGCAATCTCTGTCGATGCACGGGCTATGAGCCGATCGTGAAGGCCGCCGAAAAAATCGCCGCAGCCCGCCCGAGCGCACTGTTCGACCCGCTGCAACGGGACCGCACCGACATCATGGCAAGGCTCTGGGCGGTCCGAGAAAACGAGACGATCACCGTCGTCAGAGGCAAGGAGCGCACCATCATTCCGGCGACGCTTGCTGATTTGACCGAGATTTACGCCACGGAACCGAAGGCGACCATCGTCGCCGGTTCCACCGATGTCGGCCTGTGGGTGACGAAGCAGATGCGGGCGCTGAACCCTGTCATCTTCATCAACAATCTCGGGGACTTGCAGACCACCACCGTGGGTGAAGACGGCATCACGCTGGGTGCCGGCGTCACCTACAGCCAGGCCTTCAAGACCGTTGCAGAACACTTCCCGCCGCTCGCCCGGCTGTTCGACCGTCTCGGCGGCGAGCAGGTACGCAATATGGGCACCATCGGCGGCAATATCGCCAACGGCTCACCCATCGGCGACACCCCACCGGCGCTGATCGCGCTGGGCGCGACGCTCACCTTGCGCTCTTCCTCCGGCAACCGAACCCTGCCGCTGGAAAGTTATTTCATCGATTATGGCAGACAGGACCGGCTGAGCGGCGAATTTGTCGAAAAGCTCTTCATTCCGTTCCAGAAGCCGGAAAGCCACTACGCCGTCTACAAGATTTCCAAGCGCCGCGACGAGGATATTTCCGCGCTGTGCGCCGCTTTCAATCTGACGCTCGACGCTGACGGCACGGTCGAAGACATCCGCATCGCCTTCGGCGGCATGGCCGGCACGCCGAAACGGGCCGCGCATCTGGAAGCCGCGCTTCTCGGCAAGGCGTGGTCGCAGGACACGATCGACGCGGCGCGCGATGCACTGGATGAGGATTTCACCCCGCTGACGGATTGGCGCGCCACCGCAGAATACCGACAGCTGACGGCCAAGAACCTGCTGACGCGGTTCTTCCTCGAGACATCAGGCGAAAAGCAGGAACTTGCGCGCTTCACGCTGGAGGAGGTTTGA
- a CDS encoding LysR substrate-binding domain-containing protein — MKMSRQFPLNALRVFDAAARHLSFTKAGEELGMTQTAVSYQVKLLEENIGEPLFIRKARQVLLTEAGHKLAPRVAEAFNSLQEAVDTIRDTSDATLTIHSTATFASRWLSRHLGAFQLEHPSIAVRLDTSSALIDFSQSDCDVAIRWSRDDGKGLTYHQLLRGVYTPMLHPSLAESIGGLHKPEDLLRLRIIDPGDIWWSQWFREVGVENPGLDRYPRSRLNVQAFEAAAAIANQGVAMLTPELYADEIALGRLYQPFEHLSSEGKNYWLVYPENRRNIRKIKLFRDWILKRIEESRPPQLPQYPMSGA; from the coding sequence ATGAAGATGTCTCGCCAGTTTCCGCTGAATGCGCTGCGTGTGTTCGATGCCGCAGCAAGACATCTGAGTTTCACCAAGGCCGGTGAAGAGCTGGGCATGACGCAGACGGCTGTCAGCTATCAGGTGAAGCTGCTGGAGGAGAACATCGGTGAGCCGCTCTTCATCCGCAAAGCGCGGCAGGTTCTGCTGACCGAGGCCGGACACAAACTGGCGCCGAGGGTGGCGGAAGCCTTCAACAGCCTGCAGGAGGCCGTCGACACTATTCGCGACACTTCGGACGCCACCCTGACCATCCATTCCACCGCCACTTTCGCCTCGCGCTGGCTGTCGCGGCACCTAGGGGCCTTTCAGCTCGAGCACCCCTCGATCGCGGTGCGGCTCGATACATCAAGCGCATTGATCGATTTTTCCCAGTCCGACTGTGATGTCGCCATTCGCTGGAGCCGCGACGATGGCAAGGGGCTGACCTATCATCAATTGCTGCGCGGCGTTTATACGCCGATGCTACATCCGAGCCTCGCCGAGAGCATCGGCGGATTGCACAAGCCGGAAGATCTGCTGCGCCTGCGGATCATCGATCCCGGCGATATCTGGTGGAGCCAGTGGTTTCGTGAGGTGGGCGTCGAAAATCCGGGCCTTGACCGTTATCCGCGCAGCCGCCTCAATGTACAGGCCTTCGAAGCCGCCGCGGCAATCGCCAATCAGGGGGTGGCCATGCTCACACCGGAACTCTATGCCGACGAGATCGCGCTCGGCCGCCTTTACCAGCCCTTCGAGCACCTCAGCAGCGAAGGCAAGAACTACTGGCTGGTCTATCCCGAAAACCGCAGGAACATCCGCAAGATAAAACTGTTTCGCGACTGGATATTGAAACGGATCGAAGAAAGCCGGCCACCGCAGCTGCCTCAATACCCCATGTCCGGCGCATAA
- a CDS encoding sulfite exporter TauE/SafE family protein, with amino-acid sequence MVLTTFIIAGIVKGVTGMGLPTVAMGVLGLFMPPVIAAGLLILPSFITNIWQLLAGPDFRAIVKRLWPMMIAIAIGTLLGIRLMTSGTGVWTTSALGLCLAAYAAYSLFARPVSIPARLEPKLSPVMGLATGLLTGGTGIFVVPAVPYIQSLGFNRDDLVQALGLSFTVSTVALAAGLASQNAFHVEHLSLSALAVLPALLGMWLGQKIRYVVSPATFRRWFLICLLILGAELFLRAFW; translated from the coding sequence ATGGTCCTCACGACTTTCATCATCGCGGGCATCGTCAAGGGCGTGACCGGCATGGGACTGCCCACCGTTGCCATGGGCGTGCTCGGCCTCTTCATGCCGCCGGTCATCGCCGCAGGGCTGCTCATCCTGCCCTCCTTCATCACCAATATCTGGCAATTGCTCGCCGGACCGGATTTCCGGGCCATCGTGAAGCGGCTGTGGCCGATGATGATCGCCATCGCGATCGGAACGCTGCTTGGCATCCGGCTGATGACATCAGGCACCGGCGTCTGGACCACCTCGGCGCTCGGCCTCTGCCTTGCGGCTTACGCGGCCTACAGCCTGTTTGCCAGACCGGTCTCGATTCCGGCAAGGCTGGAACCAAAGCTCTCCCCGGTCATGGGGCTGGCAACCGGCCTTCTAACCGGCGGCACCGGAATTTTCGTCGTGCCCGCCGTGCCCTATATCCAGTCGCTCGGTTTCAACCGCGATGATCTGGTGCAGGCGCTGGGCCTTTCCTTCACCGTCTCCACCGTCGCACTGGCTGCCGGCCTTGCCTCCCAGAATGCTTTTCACGTCGAGCATCTGTCACTGTCAGCACTCGCCGTCCTGCCTGCGCTCCTCGGCATGTGGCTTGGCCAGAAAATCCGTTACGTCGTCAGCCCGGCGACATTCCGGCGCTGGTTTCTCATCTGCCTGCTCATACTGGGAGCCGAGCTGTTTTTGCGGGCATTCTGGTGA
- a CDS encoding LLM class flavin-dependent oxidoreductase, producing MELGLYTFADVNPNPADGRGPEGARRLRELLEEIELADQVGLDVFGLGEHHRPDYVVSSPSTVLAAAAVKTKNIRLTSAVSVLSSDDPVRVFQQFATVDLLSNGRAEIMAGRGSFIESYPLFGYDLEDYDVLFAEKLDLLLALREQEVITWSGTKHPAINGRGVYPRPLQERLPVWIAVGGTPQSVARAGAMGLPVALAIIGGEYRRFAPLFDLYHEAARRAGQEKTKLRTSINVHGFIADTTDKAADQFYGPQAEVMNRIGRERGWGPTNRAHFDAARGPEGNLFLGEPELVAEKIIKAHGVFKNDRFLLQMAIGLMPHDQIMRGIELYGTKVAPVVRKELTGSADPVKATA from the coding sequence ATGGAACTCGGTCTTTATACATTCGCGGATGTCAATCCCAATCCTGCCGATGGCCGCGGGCCGGAAGGCGCGCGCCGGCTGCGGGAATTGCTTGAGGAAATCGAACTCGCCGATCAGGTTGGGCTCGATGTGTTCGGGTTGGGGGAACATCACCGCCCGGACTACGTCGTTTCCTCACCCTCCACCGTGCTTGCCGCGGCGGCGGTGAAGACGAAGAACATCCGACTGACGAGCGCCGTCTCGGTACTGAGCTCGGATGACCCGGTGCGCGTATTTCAGCAATTCGCCACGGTCGATCTTCTGTCGAACGGTCGTGCCGAGATCATGGCCGGGCGCGGTTCCTTTATCGAATCCTATCCGCTGTTCGGTTACGATCTCGAAGATTACGACGTGCTGTTTGCCGAAAAGCTCGATCTGCTGCTGGCGCTGCGCGAACAGGAAGTCATCACCTGGTCCGGCACCAAACACCCGGCCATCAACGGGCGCGGCGTTTATCCGCGTCCGCTTCAGGAGCGTCTGCCGGTGTGGATCGCGGTGGGCGGCACGCCGCAATCGGTGGCGCGGGCCGGCGCCATGGGCCTGCCGGTGGCGCTTGCCATCATCGGCGGCGAATATCGCCGCTTTGCACCGCTGTTCGATCTTTACCACGAGGCCGCTCGCCGGGCTGGCCAGGAAAAGACGAAGCTGCGCACCAGCATCAACGTCCATGGTTTCATTGCCGATACCACGGACAAGGCTGCTGACCAGTTTTACGGCCCGCAGGCGGAAGTGATGAACCGCATCGGCCGCGAGCGCGGCTGGGGACCGACGAACCGTGCGCATTTCGATGCGGCGCGCGGGCCGGAGGGCAATCTCTTCCTCGGCGAGCCGGAGCTGGTGGCGGAAAAGATCATCAAGGCGCATGGCGTTTTCAAGAATGATCGCTTCCTGCTGCAGATGGCCATCGGCCTGATGCCGCACGATCAGATCATGCGCGGCATCGAGCTTTATGGTACGAAAGTCGCCCCTGTTGTCAGAAAAGAATTGACGGGGAGTGCCGATCCGGTGAAAGCCACGGCCTGA